The following proteins are encoded in a genomic region of Burkholderia gladioli:
- the zigA gene encoding zinc metallochaperone GTPase ZigA: MSQATSTSPSPGSLPVTVLSGFLGAGKTTLLNHILNNREGRRVAVIVNDMSEVNIDAALVREGGAELSRTDEKLVEMSNGCICCTLREDLLEEVDRLAREGRFDQIVIESTGISEPLPVAETFTFEGEDGRSLNEIAQLDTMVTVVDGYNFLLDYSSRDSLQSRGESLGEEDRRTVVDLLIEQIEFCDVIVLNKIDLISDAERERLMAILRGLNPRARIELAEFGKVPLERVLSTGLFDFDEASKAPGWLQEMRGTHTPETDEYGIRSFVYRARRPFHPQRFHALIDSEWPGVVRSKGFFWLASHPTLAGSWSQAGAVARHGPAGYWWAAVPEERWPQDSEAVAAIRAKWDERVGDARQELVLIGMDMDEASMRARLDACLLSDEEMSRGPAVWTTWPSPFSDWP; encoded by the coding sequence ATGAGCCAAGCAACCTCCACTTCCCCCTCTCCCGGCAGCTTGCCGGTCACGGTGCTGTCCGGCTTCCTCGGCGCGGGCAAGACCACCTTGCTGAACCACATCCTCAACAATCGCGAGGGCCGGCGCGTGGCGGTGATCGTCAACGACATGTCGGAGGTGAACATCGACGCGGCCCTGGTGCGCGAGGGCGGCGCCGAGCTGTCGCGCACCGACGAGAAGCTGGTGGAGATGAGCAACGGCTGCATCTGCTGCACGCTGCGCGAGGACCTGCTGGAGGAGGTCGACCGGCTGGCGCGCGAGGGCCGCTTCGACCAGATCGTGATCGAGTCGACCGGCATCTCCGAGCCGCTGCCGGTGGCCGAGACCTTCACCTTCGAGGGCGAGGACGGCCGCAGCCTCAACGAGATCGCCCAGCTCGACACCATGGTGACGGTGGTGGACGGCTACAACTTCCTGCTCGACTACAGCTCGCGCGACAGCCTGCAATCGCGCGGCGAATCGCTGGGCGAGGAAGACCGGCGCACCGTGGTCGACCTGCTGATCGAGCAGATCGAGTTCTGCGACGTGATCGTGCTGAACAAGATCGACCTGATCAGCGACGCCGAGCGCGAGCGCCTGATGGCGATCCTGCGCGGCCTGAACCCGCGCGCGCGCATCGAGCTGGCCGAATTCGGCAAGGTGCCGCTCGAGCGCGTGCTCAGCACCGGCCTGTTCGATTTCGACGAAGCCTCGAAGGCGCCGGGCTGGCTGCAGGAAATGCGCGGCACCCACACGCCCGAAACCGACGAATACGGCATCCGCAGCTTCGTCTATCGCGCGCGGCGCCCGTTCCACCCACAGCGCTTCCACGCGCTGATCGATAGCGAATGGCCCGGCGTGGTGCGCTCGAAGGGCTTCTTCTGGCTGGCCAGCCACCCGACCCTGGCCGGGAGCTGGTCGCAGGCGGGCGCCGTGGCGCGCCACGGCCCGGCCGGCTACTGGTGGGCCGCGGTGCCCGAGGAGCGCTGGCCGCAGGATTCCGAGGCGGTCGCCGCGATCCGCGCCAAGTGGGACGAGCGCGTCGGCGACGCGCGGCAGGAACTGGTGCTGATCGGCATGGACATGGACGAGGCGTCGATGCGCGCCCGGCTCGATGCCTGTCTGCTCAGCGACGAGGAAATGTCCCGCGGCCCGGCCGTCTGGACCACCTGGCCGAGTCCGTTTTCCGACTGGCCCTGA
- a CDS encoding Fur family transcriptional regulator translates to MRLTVNQQRVLAALRQAAGPLSAYALLARLREQGFSAPAQVYRALERLTAHGLVHRLESLNAYLACRQTAACGPGLLAFAICDECGQVDEFVDPEVGRCLGHWMREHAFSLRQAAIELHGQCAACGAREQATHG, encoded by the coding sequence ATGCGATTGACCGTCAACCAGCAGCGCGTGCTGGCCGCCCTCAGGCAGGCGGCCGGCCCGCTCAGCGCCTACGCGCTGCTGGCGCGGCTGCGCGAGCAGGGTTTCAGCGCGCCGGCCCAGGTCTACCGGGCGCTGGAGCGACTCACCGCGCATGGCCTGGTGCACCGGCTCGAATCGCTGAACGCCTACCTGGCCTGCCGGCAGACGGCCGCCTGCGGGCCCGGCCTGCTCGCCTTCGCGATCTGCGACGAATGCGGGCAGGTCGACGAATTCGTCGACCCGGAAGTCGGCCGCTGCCTGGGGCACTGGATGCGCGAGCACGCATTCTCCCTGCGCCAGGCCGCCATCGAGCTTCACGGCCAGTGCGCGGCCTGCGGCGCACGTGAACAGGCCACGCACGGCTGA
- a CDS encoding GGDEF domain-containing protein — MHVDLLTLYFLAIGTLFASAGLTFWEHQAHPHRSKALRILAAGYTTLGVGCAVVLVRRAMPGASGAVLSNLVILGGYLLILGGVAALNGRRATRVAIGVLAVDALAWAICWTRWADVMWYYVSALPIAFASGMTTRELLRCEGMKALQARRIAILVTGLHALFYIARALVLPWLAQRYGMPLVMLASQATLYEGVLYSVILPMTLLRLIREETHGRLLREAQTDYLTRLGNRRWFFEEGTRAIQAAGGKLPFAVLALDLDQFKRINDRYGHHTGDEVLKSFAEVARTVLGSETILARIGGEEFAALLSSYDASRAAELGEYVAQRFAETIAAKIDGIDIQATVSIGLARYEANSVPALAEMLAAADAALYTAKSLGGNRLVQG, encoded by the coding sequence ATGCACGTCGACCTTCTTACCCTATATTTCCTCGCGATCGGAACGCTGTTCGCCAGTGCCGGACTGACGTTCTGGGAGCACCAGGCTCATCCCCATCGCAGCAAGGCATTGCGGATCCTGGCCGCCGGCTATACCACGCTCGGCGTGGGCTGCGCCGTGGTGCTGGTGCGCCGCGCCATGCCCGGCGCGTCGGGCGCCGTGCTCAGCAACCTGGTGATCCTCGGCGGCTACCTGCTGATCCTGGGCGGGGTGGCGGCGCTGAACGGCCGCCGCGCGACGCGCGTGGCGATCGGCGTGCTGGCGGTGGACGCGCTGGCCTGGGCGATTTGCTGGACGCGCTGGGCGGACGTGATGTGGTACTACGTCAGCGCCCTGCCGATCGCCTTCGCGAGCGGCATGACCACCCGCGAACTGCTGCGCTGCGAGGGCATGAAGGCCCTGCAGGCGCGCCGCATCGCGATCCTCGTCACCGGCCTGCATGCGCTGTTCTATATTGCGCGGGCACTGGTGCTGCCCTGGCTGGCGCAGCGCTACGGCATGCCGCTGGTGATGCTGGCGAGCCAGGCGACGCTCTACGAGGGCGTGCTGTATTCCGTGATCCTGCCGATGACGCTGCTGCGGCTGATCCGCGAGGAAACCCATGGCCGCCTGCTGCGCGAGGCCCAGACCGACTACCTGACGCGCCTGGGCAATCGCCGCTGGTTCTTCGAGGAAGGCACGCGGGCGATCCAGGCGGCCGGCGGCAAGCTGCCGTTCGCGGTGCTGGCGCTCGACCTCGACCAGTTCAAGCGCATCAACGACCGTTACGGCCATCACACCGGCGACGAGGTGCTGAAATCGTTTGCGGAGGTGGCGCGCACCGTGTTGGGGTCCGAAACGATCCTGGCGCGCATTGGCGGCGAGGAATTCGCGGCGCTGCTGTCGAGCTACGACGCCTCGCGCGCCGCGGAACTCGGCGAGTACGTCGCGCAGCGCTTCGCCGAGACGATCGCCGCCAAGATCGACGGCATCGACATCCAGGCCACCGTCAGCATCGGCCTGGCGCGCTACGAGGCGAACTCGGTGCCGGCCCTGGCCGAGATGCTGGCCGCCGCCGACGCCGCGCTCTACACGGCGAAATCGCTCGGCGGCAACCGGCTGGTGCAGGGCTAG